One window from the genome of Drosophila albomicans strain 15112-1751.03 chromosome 2L, ASM965048v2, whole genome shotgun sequence encodes:
- the LOC117564199 gene encoding uncharacterized protein LOC117564199 — translation MSEPLSSSGLRIIYNSLLLVTSGLTARKLSMLKHPFAFGACVVGGAVAVLGLLRGFYGNDRDPEQFQMLRDVSHGVLELVPLPLVNMELYTIRLGVGPMVIGHGIFVLPLLIDLHCSVVKERKNCWFAETLRDLLLLGNIVSLGYLAVRESSSLYMRMAFTMVVIKYTPVVLDNIHDNTGEDMLVYGSALFFYLLGRADVLTAD, via the coding sequence ATGAGCGAACCGCTGTCAAGCTCTGGACTTCGCATCATCTACAACAGTCTGCTGTTGGTCACCTCGGGATTGACGGCCAGAAAGCTGTCGATGCTTAAGCATCCCTTTGCCTTTGGCGCCTGTGTTGTGGGTGGAGCAGTCGCTGTGCTCGGCCTGCTGCGTGGCTTCTATGGCAACGATCGTGATCCGGAGCAGTTCCAAATGCTGCGCGACGTGAGTCACGGTGTTCTTGAGCTGGTGCCGCTGCCGTTGGTCAACATGGAGTTGTATACAATACGCCTCGGCGTGGGACCTATGGTCATCGGTCATGGCATCTTTgtgttgccgctgctgatCGATCTGCACTGCTCCGTGGTAAAGGAACGCAAGAATTGTTGGTTTGCCGAGACGCTACGtgatctgctgctgttgggcaACATTGTGTCACTCGGCTATCTGGCTGTGAGAGAGTCGAGTTCGCTCTACATGCGCATGGCCTTCACCATGGTGGTGATCAAGTATACGCCAGTTGTGCTCGACAACATCCATGACAATACGGGCGAGGATATGCTGGTCTATGGCAGCGCATTGTTCTTCTATTTGCTTGGCCGTGCAGACGTCTTGACTGCCGATTAA